In Osmerus mordax isolate fOsmMor3 chromosome 23, fOsmMor3.pri, whole genome shotgun sequence, one DNA window encodes the following:
- the sst5 gene encoding somatostatin-1 produces the protein MLRSQLQVLLVALSSSVLLARVSTAPHRDIRTELLRPDTTQENEDLTRLLLLKLMTDPVTVGENEVLTSVEEELGLREEVTRRQLPLSQRERKAGCRNFFWKTFTSC, from the exons ATGCTGCGCTCCCAGCTGCAGGTGCTGCTTGTGGCTCTGTCCTCGTCTGTGTTGCTGGCGAGGGTCAGCACCGCTCCACACAGAGACATTCGGACTGAACTGCTAAGGCCAGACACAACCCAGGAGAACGAG GATCTCACCCGCCTGCTCCTGCTGAAGCTCATGACTGACCCTGTGACCGTGGGGGAGAATGAGGTACTAACCAGCGTCGAGGAGGAGTTAGGACTCAGGGAGGAGGTGACGAGGCGCCAGCTGCCTTTATCCCAGCGAGAACGCAAGGCAGGCTGCCGGAACTTCTTTTGGAAGACTTTCACCTCATGTTAA